The Alkalihalobacillus sp. TS-13 genomic interval TACTGTTTGGAACAGGTGTACAATGTGTTCCAGGAGCTTGAAAACGGAAAAATCGAGCATTATTCGGAGGATCTGCATCAATTGATCGCCCAGATGCGACAGGATTTTAAAACGATGTCTGTCATTGACGTCATCACAGAGGATATCCATCAATTTTTACAAAAGTTCCAGTCCAATTGCTTTCAGCTTGGCCGTTTGATCAATAAAACCTACTATCTTGGAGAAGTCGGCGTATGAAATACAGGGTCACCCAGCATACACACTACACATACGAGCAACCAGTGAGCCAGAGCATCAATCAATTCCGGCTGAAGCCGATTGATGACGTGAAACAGGAATGCATTTCTTTTAAAAAAGAGATTACCCCGAACGTCCCGTCGTATGTCCATTACGATTATTGGGGCAATCACGTGGAGACGTTCTATGCATGGGAGGACCATGATGAGCTTTTGCTCATGACGACATCTGAAGTGATGATCGATCCGTACGCTTTCAAGGAGGCTTATGCGTTCAGCTCCCAGATGAAGGACGCACTGGTCTCAAACGCGTTCAGGGAACAGTATGCAGAGTTTTTGATGAAGACGGATTACACGACGCTTTCTGATGAGATATGTAAGGAAATTACCGACCCGTTATGGAACCAATGCGATGATCCTTTTGAATTCGTAAAACTGGTGAACAAGTATATATACGATACTTTCACCTACACGCCTGGGTCGACGACGGTAAACACGACCGCTTCGGAAGCTCTGGAAAATAAGGTCGGAGTCTGCCAGGATTACACCCATTTAATGCTGGCGTTATGTCGATCACGTGGAATCCCTGCCCGATATGTGAGTGGTTATCTGTATATCGGTGAAAATTCAGCCATGCGCGGTGATGCTGCTACGCATGCCTGGGTCGAGATAAAGCTTCCGACGGCCGGCTGGATCGGTTTCGACCCGACGAATAACGTCCTTGTAAAAGATCAGCATATCCGTATCGCGGTCGGACGTGATTATGGAGACATCGTCCCGTTGAAGGGTGTCTACCACGGAGGCGTTCAGAAACTTGATGTGAAGGTCAGCGTTTATGCGTTAGAGGAAAATGTAACAGCTTGATAGGGAAAAAAGCGGAAGGCTTGGCGGCCCTCCGCTTTTTGTGTTGGTTTTTTATTGCGTTTTTTTCATGAAGTCGAGGATCTCCAAGTCGATGTATCCTCGTTTCTGTTCGCGTTCTTCAAAATTCTCCTGATGGATGAGCACGCGCAAGGCGTCCAAAACGGCGTCCTCGGAATGTTCGTCGCTTCTTTCAAGATAGCCAAGTCGCTCAAGCTCAAACGCGAGCTGCTGGAAAACATCTCCTTTTACCTCGGCGATCTTCTCTTCTTTTGATCGTGAAAAATAAAGCTGATGTAGATCATGGATGCGGATCAATTCTTTGATCGGTTCCTTGTGATCGTCGACACGAAGATCGATGGAACGGTCATTGTAGCCGCCATAACCGCCTTTATCCTTCACGATTAAGAGGGCTGCGGACTGCTTTCCACGGCTATCTCCACCAGCATGTTGGCCAGCGTTAAGAGCAGTGAGAAGGCATTGAGCCAAGGTGCCTGTGGTGCTCTCGAACGCCGCTCCCATCTGATCGACGGTTTCCTGATTGACGAGAATGTTCCCTTGCGCAGCATAATGCTTACCCGTACGGCCGCCAGCCCAATCATAGCACTCCTTACCCGTAAAAGTCGCGGGATTCCCCTTTGCATCAACGATTCCGACCTGGCGGAGCTCCCGCTGCTCATCTTTTTCCGTCAATAATCTGATCGTTTCTTCAGCAGACTTACCTGACGCCATATGCTCAAGACCTTTCGGGCCGTAAGACGTGTTAGCGAACGACTGTGTCGCCACCGCCCCGACCCCCGCTTTCGCCCATGGAACAACAGATCCCACACCGATGAACTTCGACTGAACCGCAATACCTAGCTCTTCTGTTTCTGGATCAAAACCGACAATAGAAAACGTAGCTACCAAATCCTTCGGAATCTTCCCTGTATACATGAACGAACACTCTCCCTTCTCAACCTCTAACCAGTAATTCTCGATGTCCACCCCATTCCCCTTTTCACCCGAGAAAAAACGTGAACCAGTTCCTTAGGCTGTACCAGGCACCGATTACGAAGCCCTCCCTCAGAAGGAATCTCAATCGGTGCCTGGTACACTTTCAAACCCCTTGCTACGCTTGGGTTTCTGTTCGGTGCCTGGTACACTTTCAGAATCCTTCTCTCCCAACGCTTCTCTGGAAGTGCCAGGCACCGAGGCAGACACCAAGACAAGAAAAAAGCTCTGGAGTTTCTCCAGAGCTTGTCTAGTGTTTATTTGTTTTGACGCTTTAGTGGTTTTAAGCGCCTGATTGATCTTCATCCTCGACAGAGTTTTCCTTTGGTTGAGCGTCGTCATTTTGGGTTTCGCTTGACGGGTTTACGTTCTCTTCATCAGAGTCTACATCAGCTTCTTCTTTTGCGTCCGCATCTGTTTCTTCATCAGTAAGAGTTTCGTTGACTTCTTGCTTTTGAGCAGGAATGTCAGTGACTGTTTTATTGAAGTACTCTTCTGGGTTGACTGCTACGCCATCCTTACGTACTTCAAAGTGTGCGTGTACTTGTGCTTCTTTGTCAAGAAGGCTCATACCTGCTGTTCCTAGGACATCACCTTGCTTCACAGTGTCACCTTTTTCAACTTGTAAGTTTTCGAGGCTAGAGTAGTGCGTCATTACACCGTTATCGTGTTCGATGTGGACGAAGTATCCTACTAGCGGATCCTGACCAGCATCTACAACTTTACCACTCAAGCTTGCCATTACATCAAAAGGTTCACCGCTCTCAGTCGCATAGTTGATTCCTTTATTCTGGAAGTAGGTATTATTATAGAATACGAGAGCTGCTTCTTGTTCTGCTTCAGATGCTTTACTGTCATAGAACTTTCTTTGCACTGTGACGTCATCTGAAACTGGTGACTTAAGTACTTCTGAATCTGACATTACTGGTACTGAATCTTGGTCTTCAAAACCGATTGGATCTGCTTCATCATTTAGTTTATCTCCAATACTATTTTGATACCAAAGAACAGATGCCAAAATCACTGCTGCAAACCCAAGATATACTGCCGGATAAACCCAACGCTTCTTTTTGTACCACTTTGCCTTAAGAGGATTTTTTTGTTTTTCTTCTTCTCTCATTTTGCATCACCTCAGCAACATTGTGGGCACATTTTTCAAAATATATACATTCTGGTAAATTTTTTCTGAATATTATTTCGACAATCAGGGGAAAGTAACAAGTTGCTTGGGATGATACGCTCGTAAAACCACACAAAAATGCCACTGCCTTAAAAGACAGTAGCATTGTGGTTTTGTTTTATTATCGGTGCCTGGTACACTTTCAAAGTCCTTGCAGCACAAGAGATTCAAAACGGTGCCTGGCACCGTCTCAAACTCGTTGGGGCTGTAGGGAGAAATTGTCGTGCCAGGCACGGAAGCGAAAAGGCTGGTTAGTTCGATGCGGTGAGTTTGCTTGTGTAGGCTTGGGTGTCGGTGATTTCTACGCCGTTGTAGTAGTGTTTGACGATTTGGTTATAGTTGTTGCCATCTTGGGCCATTCCGTTGGCGCCATATTGGCTCATGCCAACCCCGTGGCCATAGCCGCGCGTTTGGAAGATCACTTCATCGCCCTTTCTGAGAATTGTAAAATCTGAGGATTTGAGATTCAATCCAACCCGGATATCTTTTCCGCTCATTTTCTTGCCGTTAATTTCAATCGTATCTATATAGTTTCCTTTGGTTCTGCTCAATATTTTTCCGATTTCTCCATCTCCATCAGCTAATTTCACATTCAGCTTCGATTCCACGACATCGATCGGGAACGCTTGTTGATGGAAATACTTCGGTGAATCCTTATCCCATGGACTTTCTACACTTCGCAAATACGGAAACGAGCTCGACCAATAATCCTCAGAGTTTTGCGTAAAACCATTACTAGTAGAAAAGAATAATGCATCGATCGGCTTTCCATCATAGGTGATTATCTTTCCTTCCGTTTCTTTCACCGCTTGTGTAATCTTTTTAATTTTCCACTCGTAATCCTTGCCCCACGCTTTCTGTAGTTCTTGATCATTTTTAAATACCTGATGGATGACCGCATCCGTCACGTCGGCACCCTCGGGCAGATTCATGTCAGCTGGATTCAGGAGCATTTTTATAATATACGTCCTCGCTGTCAACGCCTGTGCCTTCAGTGCTTCGATTTCAAAATCTGCCGGCATCTCAGCCGCGACGACCCCTTTTACATAGTCTTCAAGAGGTAATGTTTCAATTTTTTTGGCAGACGTTTTATAAACTGAGACATCGACTTCTGAATTTAAGACGATCGGCGCTTCGCTTTCTGCCTTTTCCAACTTTCCAGGTGATGCATTTTGTTGGACATTATTTTTAAAAGGTATGACGATCAAACTCGGGAGTAAGAGTATGAATGTAAGTAGTCCTATTAGGAAGAGATAAAATGGTGTTCCAAATCGGATTTGGTTCATTGGCAGCCCCCCAAAATTTCAACAGTTAGTATAGCTTATGGGCGTGGACAACCTTTTAGAACTGAAGAACGTTAACAGGTGCTTCATATAACTACCACGAAACAAACGACGAACTTAAACAAAGTTTCAGCAAAATCACATGCCCAAGTTTCGAAGATCATCGTTCAAGAATAAAGATAATTGCACGAAATCACTCCAGGTATAGTGATATGAAGAAGCATATATTCAGTTAAGTAAATACTATTTTAATTACGATCTGTTCACTTTTTGTAGTAATCTGTTCGTTTTTCGAGATAATCTAACCACTTTTAAGTTAATCTGGTCACTCCTTGATAAATCTGTTCATTTTCTAAATTATTTTGTTCACTTCTCCGATTAATTTGTTCATTCTTAAGTTAAGCTCTTTCAATAAACAAATTTCCCGTTAAAGAGAGGTATTTTGGACACCTTCACAGAAACAAACATTTAAAAGAACAGAGCCAAGAACCAAAAAAGCCGCCTCCCGGTGGAAGACGACTTTCTTATAAGTAGATATATTATGCCTTAGCTTTTAAGTTTTGTGTTGTATTTTCGTTTGTAATCGATTCTGTTTCTTCTTTCACGCGTTCCACATCTGCACCTAGCGCTGCTAATTTCCCAGAGAAATCAACGTATCCGCGATCTAAATGTTGTAGTTCTGTGACTCTTGTGTAACCGTCTGCAATAAGACCTGCAAGGATAAGAGCTGCTCCAGCACGTAAATCTGTTGCTGCTACTTCTGCACCTTGAAGCTTCGCTGGTCCATTGATCACTGCAGAACGACCTTCGATTTTAATATCACCATTCATACGGCGGAATTCTTCCACGTGCATGAAACGATTTTCAAAAACAGTTTCCGTAATCACACTTGTTCCATTGGCTGCTAATAATAAAGCCATCATTTGGGACTGAAGGTCAGTTGGAAAACCAGGATGTGGCATCGTTTTGATGTCAACCGGCTTCAACTTTTCTGGTCCAATGATACGAACGCCTTTTCCTGTTTCAGTTATAGAGACGCCCATTTCCTGAAGCTTTGATACTAGTGGTGTCAAATGTTCATTTTGTGCGTTCTCGATCGTCACATCACCGCCAGTGATTGCAGCAGCAACCATGAATGTTCCAGCTTCAATACGGTCCGCTATGACTTGATGTTCAGCACCATGCATTTCTTCTACACCTTCAATACGAAGTGTGCCTGTACCTGCCCCGTATACCTTAGCCCCCATTGCGTTCAGGTAATTCGCAAGACAAACGATTTCAGGTTCCTTCGCTACATTCTCAATGATGCTCGTGCCTTCGGCTAAGGCAGCTGCCATCATGATGTTTTCAGTTGCACCTACACTTGGGAAATCCAAATAGATTTTAGCCCCTTGTAAGCGCCCTTCCTTTTTCGCTTCGATAAAACCGTTCCCGATTTTAACTTCCGCTCCCATGGCTTCAAAGCCTTTTAAATGCTGGTCGATCGGACGTGATCCAATTGCACAGCCTCCTGGTAAAGCAATTCGTGCGATCCCGACTCTTGCAAGTAATGGACCCATCACCAAGAATGATGCTCTCATTTTACGAACATATTCAAAAGGTGCTTCTGTTTTCAATGGGCGTGTAGCATCTACTTTTATCTGATTATTCGAGTATTCAGCGCCAATATTCAAATGGCGTAGTACTTCGTTTATCGTATAAACATCGGCAAGTGCTGGCACTTCCGAAATAGTGCTTGTTCCTTTACTAGCTAGAATCGATGCTGCGATGACAGGCAGTACGGCATTCTTAGCCCCTTCTACTCTGACGGAGCCTTCTAACCGCCTACCACCACGGACGATGATTTTTTCCAAGATAATTCCCCTCCGCGTCCAATTTATATATTAATATTCAGTCGTAATTATCGGTGTTCCAATTGTTATGGTTGTCTTTCCGCCTATTCCGCTGTTCCGGAGTCCAATTTGCAGGTTCATCCGTTTTCGATCTGATTGGATTGAAGGCTTCCATTCGTCAGTATATGCTGATAGGGACAGAAATGTCTCTTCGTTTAATGTCTCAATTATGGATGCGTCAAATGACTGAACGAGTTGTTTCGCCAATTTTTGCAAAACAATACCCATTTTATCAGATTTTATACCTTCAACACAAGTATATATTTTCGCATTCTCCCCTAGAAACAGCTGGACTTTGTGCCTATACTCAGGTTTGAAAGCTTTCCAACTTTCAGGATCCCAGGACTTCCCCTGAACATAATAAATAATGTACGCCATATATTGATTTTTGTGGGGGTAAGCAAATACTGAAACTTTCTCTTCAATACCATATGGATTCTTATAATGCCCTGTTACGTTCCAATGTTCTTTTGTTTCGACAATCTTCCCCCACCGGAAGTTTGGCGATTTTGCCTGCAGGCTTTCTACTAACGATACATACCCTGTAAAATCTGAAACAAAACCAAAATTGTTTTTACCATA includes:
- a CDS encoding YwmB family TATA-box binding protein, which codes for MKQKFILFGMSLTILLACFSGAEAKQSTWSDQELLDITRVMEQSDITIEGWSFYGKNNFGFVSDFTGYVSLVESLQAKSPNFRWGKIVETKEHWNVTGHYKNPYGIEEKVSVFAYPHKNQYMAYIIYYVQGKSWDPESWKAFKPEYRHKVQLFLGENAKIYTCVEGIKSDKMGIVLQKLAKQLVQSFDASIIETLNEETFLSLSAYTDEWKPSIQSDRKRMNLQIGLRNSGIGGKTTITIGTPIITTEY
- a CDS encoding transglutaminase family protein, producing the protein MKYRVTQHTHYTYEQPVSQSINQFRLKPIDDVKQECISFKKEITPNVPSYVHYDYWGNHVETFYAWEDHDELLLMTTSEVMIDPYAFKEAYAFSSQMKDALVSNAFREQYAEFLMKTDYTTLSDEICKEITDPLWNQCDDPFEFVKLVNKYIYDTFTYTPGSTTVNTTASEALENKVGVCQDYTHLMLALCRSRGIPARYVSGYLYIGENSAMRGDAATHAWVEIKLPTAGWIGFDPTNNVLVKDQHIRIAVGRDYGDIVPLKGVYHGGVQKLDVKVSVYALEENVTA
- the murA gene encoding UDP-N-acetylglucosamine 1-carboxyvinyltransferase; amino-acid sequence: MEKIIVRGGRRLEGSVRVEGAKNAVLPVIAASILASKGTSTISEVPALADVYTINEVLRHLNIGAEYSNNQIKVDATRPLKTEAPFEYVRKMRASFLVMGPLLARVGIARIALPGGCAIGSRPIDQHLKGFEAMGAEVKIGNGFIEAKKEGRLQGAKIYLDFPSVGATENIMMAAALAEGTSIIENVAKEPEIVCLANYLNAMGAKVYGAGTGTLRIEGVEEMHGAEHQVIADRIEAGTFMVAAAITGGDVTIENAQNEHLTPLVSKLQEMGVSITETGKGVRIIGPEKLKPVDIKTMPHPGFPTDLQSQMMALLLAANGTSVITETVFENRFMHVEEFRRMNGDIKIEGRSAVINGPAKLQGAEVAATDLRAGAALILAGLIADGYTRVTELQHLDRGYVDFSGKLAALGADVERVKEETESITNENTTQNLKAKA
- a CDS encoding M23 family metallopeptidase — encoded protein: MREEEKQKNPLKAKWYKKKRWVYPAVYLGFAAVILASVLWYQNSIGDKLNDEADPIGFEDQDSVPVMSDSEVLKSPVSDDVTVQRKFYDSKASEAEQEAALVFYNNTYFQNKGINYATESGEPFDVMASLSGKVVDAGQDPLVGYFVHIEHDNGVMTHYSSLENLQVEKGDTVKQGDVLGTAGMSLLDKEAQVHAHFEVRKDGVAVNPEEYFNKTVTDIPAQKQEVNETLTDEETDADAKEEADVDSDEENVNPSSETQNDDAQPKENSVEDEDQSGA
- the spoIID gene encoding stage II sporulation protein D, giving the protein MNQIRFGTPFYLFLIGLLTFILLLPSLIVIPFKNNVQQNASPGKLEKAESEAPIVLNSEVDVSVYKTSAKKIETLPLEDYVKGVVAAEMPADFEIEALKAQALTARTYIIKMLLNPADMNLPEGADVTDAVIHQVFKNDQELQKAWGKDYEWKIKKITQAVKETEGKIITYDGKPIDALFFSTSNGFTQNSEDYWSSSFPYLRSVESPWDKDSPKYFHQQAFPIDVVESKLNVKLADGDGEIGKILSRTKGNYIDTIEINGKKMSGKDIRVGLNLKSSDFTILRKGDEVIFQTRGYGHGVGMSQYGANGMAQDGNNYNQIVKHYYNGVEITDTQAYTSKLTASN
- a CDS encoding DUF1028 domain-containing protein, which gives rise to MYTGKIPKDLVATFSIVGFDPETEELGIAVQSKFIGVGSVVPWAKAGVGAVATQSFANTSYGPKGLEHMASGKSAEETIRLLTEKDEQRELRQVGIVDAKGNPATFTGKECYDWAGGRTGKHYAAQGNILVNQETVDQMGAAFESTTGTLAQCLLTALNAGQHAGGDSRGKQSAALLIVKDKGGYGGYNDRSIDLRVDDHKEPIKELIRIHDLHQLYFSRSKEEKIAEVKGDVFQQLAFELERLGYLERSDEHSEDAVLDALRVLIHQENFEEREQKRGYIDLEILDFMKKTQ